TTATCTTCTTAAAGCCAGATTCATGCTAGCCCTTTTTCCTAGGAATAGAGATCTATCAGAATTGTAAGCTTTTAGCTTTGCTTCTAGGAATAAAAAATGACTTAGTTTGAATATCTTGTTTTCCTATTACACCCTGTTTTATCTTtgaatattaaatagaaaaagatactAAATTATCTGCATTTAAGTAAAACCTGCCATATGCTCTCTAATCTGTTTCCTTTGGCTGCCAGGATTGATGTTTCGTTCCAAATAAAAGAAGAGCACATGACTCATGGGAGGTttctgtgagatttttaaaaatgcaaaaccattACTAAAATGCAAAGGAGAAATAATGGTATGTTTTTCCcacaattattatttaataagtataaacttttattgagaaatgaaataattttattttatcagaaaattcagtgtttatatctgttttctctcatttcatttcagGGAAGGTACTGAGATGTTTATCTTCTCATGtaaggaaagaacaagaaaaaattgCTCAAATTGCAGAAGGTTTCAGGGCACCCATCAGGATTTCCTGGCATTAAGTACCTGGACAAGTTACCAAGGCAAATCATAGAACCACCTTCTataaagatctttaaatttaGGACAAAGCAGGCTATTACCCTGGCTTTGATACAGGCCTTTTAAAAGACAGAGGTAGGTCCTTCTCAGCTCATGGAGTatatcatctctatttttctctgaGATTGGTATATGAATCCTTCTGATCACCTGTGGACTTTATGAAATGCTGACTAACTGTAGGTGATCTTGGCTAGAACAAgctttttttttggaaatcttACCTATAATTCATTGGAATAAAATATTAGGGAAGCCAATGCTGTATCCCTATCAGCAGTTTTAATGAGCTGAACTTAGAATTTTAACGAGCTGGatttgaatttccattttaaaagataacaggATCCTGTAGCTGATATGTTTCCTTGATGATGTCACATTACACAGAGAAAATTCTGAATGTAATCATAACAgtaattttctcccttttctgtaAGAAATAAGACTTTGCACTTGTCACATCAAGAACTctgtgaaaaaaaggaaaacacaactcAGAAGGACCTAGGAGGCCCATCCACTTACTGGTGACAACTGTGCCATTCCCAGGAATATCTTGGTCGGCTGGGTAAGAAATCTGATGTCCCTTggtttttcactctttgagggaATCTTAGCAGCACCCTGTGATCATAATCTCTGACATCTGCCCTGTATGCTGAGCTGTGGTTTTGAAGAAGGAAACATTAGTACTTTCACAGGATACTATCTAAAGATGAATTACAAGCAAAACCCTTTCCATTTTATAATGGCAACTACCTCCCACCTCCAACTAGACTATCAGTTGCAAGAGACCTGGggcattttgcttattttgtttattgctgaATCTCCAGATCCTAGAACGATGCCTGGCAAGTGGTCAGagttcagtgaatatttgttgaatcagtgaatgaatgaccACTATAGAAACCTGCagttaggatccctgggtggctcagcggtttggcgcctgcctttggcccagggcgagatcctgaagacccgggatcgaatcccacatcaggctcccggtgcatggaacctgcttctccctctgcctgtgtctctgcctctctctctctctctgtgactatcataaataaataaaaaattaaaaaaaaaaaagaaacctgcagttaaaaagtataataaaattagGATTAAGAGTGTACGTGTGATAAGTAAATTTTGTACTTATAATCAGTTCTTGTTTAGCCACATGAATGAGTAGCAGTtatctcaaatttttttaaaaaatcttatgtaCTTATTAAGAACTTTGAATTTAACAATACGTTTCTTCTTAAATAGTTTCCTAAGATGTAAAGTGGGGAAATAATTCTAGAAGCATACACCCAGATTAGAGAAATAATTTTGCAATTTCGCTATCTTGAAAACAATGGCATGACTGTAATAACATCCTAGGGAGTGcaagactcaaaatggatgagttcagctttcttctcttcctttagccTGACAGTTACAAAGGGTCAAAGTGGAAGAAGAACTGAACAGATAAACACTACTCTCTTCCTTCTAACATATTTTGTGGgaatatatattcacatactGTTGAGTATTTTCACTttccacttgaaaaaaattttatgagaCCTATCAAAACATCTTTTGCTCCCTCTGCTGGTTTCCCAGCGGCAAAGTCAGAGAATTCCATTCCCCAAATTGCTATGACTTTATTTTAGGACTGATTCAAAAACAAAGCTCTTGATCATGCTCTTATTCTGGCTGAAGTAATACCAAAACAACGAAATTAAATTGTGGCctcaaacaaaagaagaaaacctaaCCTTTGCTGATGAGGGGTGCCACACTGGCAAATTAGCCCTCTGTGTTTTAAGGGGTTATTAACAAGCTCTTCCATTACAAAATTTTTTCCATGGTATTGTACAGTTCTTTGATAGAAAGTTATGGGAAACCACTAGCTCCAAAGTCTGAGGGTCTTGGAAAAAGAACGCGAGATCTCAACTCTCCAGGATTAGGGTTTACCCCATCTCCCTGATGTGTGTCACAGTTTGAAAGTCGGAACCCACAGAAATCTTGAAAATGTTAAACTCTCCATCCAGTTCAGCATGCCCAGGAGACCACATTCCACTTCCCAGCTCTTGCCGCATTTCCCAATTCTTGTGTGCATGGAACAAGAGCAGCAGTCAGGAGGACCAGGCGCTGGAGCAGCGCCTGACCCACAGATGGGGCAGCCCGGCCGCGGAGAGCCCGACCAGTACCTGGCCAAGCAGTTCTCCTCTGCAGCGCATCTCAGGTTGTACATGGACATCTTTTGCACGTACGTGGACGCCTGGATGTAGTACGGATCTGGCACCAGGTCCGGGAGACCTAAACGTCAGGAGGCGATGGGGATAGGTAGCTGTGAGCCAGCCCAGCACCCCCTACCCCGGCCCTGGGTACCCTCCGTGTCCCTGACTCCTCACCCTTCACCCAAGCGGGCTGCGGGTAGCAGGAGGACGGGGGACGCCAAGGGCTGCAAAGCAAAGTGGAAAGAAAGCAGGAGGGGCCAGGCGCGCGCGGTTTGCACCGGATTCCAGGGCTGCCTCTGCAGGCGCAGGGGGAGGGATCGGAGCCGCGGGGACTAAGGCCTGCCGCGCCCAGGCAGCCACGTTGGGGAGCCACGGAGTGGCGGAAGGGGTGCGCGGCTGCTTCCTGCGACTTGGGGTGCTTACCGTACTGGAAATAGCCGGTGCCGTATCCGGGCCGATACCTGCTCCCAGGCCGAGGCCTTTCGTACGTGTCGTAGTAGTTGTAATAGGGGTTGTCGTCGGAGTACTTGTAGGGGTTGTAGGGGTCGTCGCCCACCATGCCATCCACGCGGCTGGGCGGCCGCAGGTTACTGAGCGCCGGGCGCTCTCCCGGCGCGGTCTGGTTGGCGTCGCGGGCCCCGGACGCCGAGTAGCCAGCCTGGAACCAGTGGCGGGCGGCGGGTCTGGGTCGGCCGGCGCCCCCCGCCGTGCCTGCGGCCCGCTCCCGCGCTGCCGCCGTGCGGTTGCGGAGCAGCAGGATCGGCGTGCGCGGCTGCGGGGCTGCGGCGTTGGCAGCGCCCGGGGCGGTGGTGCCCGGGTCCCGTCGGCGCTGCGGCTGGTACTGCGAGCCCAGGCTCAGCAGGCTGAACACCTGCCCGTTGTTCTCCCATTGGATCCTCTGGCGCCAGGCGGCCGGAGCCGCGGGCGGCTGGCGAGGGGGCTGCTGTTGGCCGGCTGCCGGCGGGGCGCAGCGCAGGAGCGCGCAGAGCTGCAGCGGCCCGAGCAGAAGCGCGGTCCAGGCGAAGCGCATCGCTCCCGTCGCCTGACTGCTCCCACTCCGGGAGGACGCAGATCGGAGAAGAGAGAAACGGGGCCCGAATCACGTGAGGGAGGGGAGAAATCTTCAACCCGGGAGGCCGGTAACTCAGTCCCTACAAGCAATGCCAAGGGTGGGCTGCGGACCCTTGTCCAGCAAAGGCGGCTGCTGGGACGTGGCACCCGCCTGTCTCCTCTTTCCCAGTCCTCCTGGAAGGCGGCGGGGAGCGGCGCGGCGGCCCCGGCGAGCGGGCAGCGTCTGgagtgaaggaaggaggagagatttTAAACTTTCTGGCACGTTTGCAAAGTTACACAAGCAGTTCTGGCCCGGCAGCCCCTCCGCTATTTGTTCACGTAATGCGATTGGAAACGTGCAAGGCGGACAGCTCCtcgcctctgcccctccctcccgtcctgtcctcctccccccagACACGTTGCACAGGGAGCGTTAAGGGGAAAGAACAAAACGGAGCACACATCCTGAGACACACTCGGCTTAATCTGGGGCGAACATGCAGGAATTTCAAAAGACTCAGACAGGCGAAGGCAGCCAGGCCATGGGGCGACGCCAAAATATGCATGAAGAAAAATGCTATTAGGTCACCAGCCCTGGAGAGGCGGGAAGtcgggaggtggggagggtgctgggggcGAGAGTCGGGGAGGaacgggggcgggggtggggtggggagggatgctGGTGACTAACGTTTATCCATAAGGAGTTAACCAGACGAATTTCCCAATGCATACTCACTCGCTTTTATGGTAAGCGCCCTCAGCAAATAAACCCCAGGAtatcaaattttgtttttctgtgtgtagGTAATATGAGAAATGGGTTACAAATTTGTTTCCTacagtgaatattttaataaccAAAAGTGAAATTTTACAGGGAACAAAGCCACGTCTAACCCTGAAGAGATGGATAAACCTGTCTCTTTTTCAAAACGCCGGCCTGATTTGTACTTCCAGCAAAAGTGGAGAACCATCTTTCATCTGGACAGCATCTACCAGGACATTTCAGTAAAGGGGGGCTACACCAAGTGTGCCCAAGATAGCACTTGGAAGGCAGCTTCAAGGAAGCGTTTTACATGACTTTTCTCATTCTACATCCGATTTGGAGGTTTGGCTttggattctttaaaaaagttaaatcatCATTTGCTAAACTGTGAAAATTCAGTAAAACATCCTATGGTGTTTGGTTGATCTTCCAGTGTAAGCAAAGGGGTTTCTGAAGAAATAGCCTTGGAGTTCAGATTCTGGTAAGGACAAAGGAGTAGGAGTAGCCAGACAAGAATGGGTGGCAGATGGGTAGGAGGCAGGTAATGCTGCCTGGAAAGAGATACTTAATGGACCAGTTACCCAAACATACCATGCAGGGTTTGGGTAGTGTTGGAAgcatctcaaagaaaaaaaatctttaggctGATTTAAAACTGTGACTCAGAACCagattttaataacttttttttatcaGTCTCATTACTAGGCTGTTGTCTAGATATACTTCATTATTCACCTCTCACTGTCGATCTCTTTCTCTGCAATTTAACCACCGCATTTTGATGATGTGGTGGACAGCTGCTGATTAGAATGCCTAGCATCCAtgttcctttctttgttcttttttttgtgttttttgttttttgtttttcctagcgAGAACCACTGtattttcctttgggaaaactCCCCTACACTGTTGCATGGTGGGATTGACTGAGCATTCATAAGAGTTTTGCCACTGCAAGCAGTGGCAACAAGATCCCAGCTTGGCTCATCAAACCATCTCCCTACAATTGGAATCATGAGCAGATGGACACAAGGCTCAAAAATGTTGGAGCTCACTCTTGCCGCTACTCAAGAAAGTTTCTACGAGTTCTTGCTACACGGATTCCCCTTGAGCTGTTTCAGACCAGTACCTTCCAAGACCTGATCCTTCAGCTTTTCCTTACTTTTCTCCATTGCCTTCCTTTGTGGCTTGACATGGTCAGAGTCAGTTGCTGTTGTCTGCCACTTaagaaccctgactgatactGAGGGGGATTGTGACTGGTTCTCTCAGCTAATCAGATCTCATGATTCTACATCAAACTTGATGGGTTTcgggtctttattttattttattttttattcataagcgacacacaaagagaggaagagacataagcagagggagaataaggctcactgcagggagcctgatgtggaactccatcccaggaccctgggatcattacctgagccaaaggcagacgctcaaccgctgagctgcctAGGTACCCTGGGGTTGGCTCTTTTTGAGTCAAATTAGATTTGCTCTTCCTGTGACCACACAGCATCCTTGGTTACAAAGGCTTCAGGTGGAAGCTTGCCAGTGGATTGGCAAGTCCACCATTATATGATGAAGGTGAAAATGCAAGTGCAAATCCCACTGAGAGCAAGTGAACAGTGCCACATCTCTGTCTGAAAGTCAGAGACAT
This portion of the Canis lupus dingo isolate Sandy chromosome 11, ASM325472v2, whole genome shotgun sequence genome encodes:
- the LOX gene encoding protein-lysine 6-oxidase isoform X1 encodes the protein MRFAWTALLLGPLQLCALLRCAPPAAGQQQPPRQPPAAPAAWRQRIQWENNGQVFSLLSLGSQYQPQRRRDPGTTAPGAANAAAPQPRTPILLLRNRTAAARERAAGTAGGAGRPRPAARHWFQAGYSASGARDANQTAPGERPALSNLRPPSRVDGMVGDDPYNPYKYSDDNPYYNYYDTYERPRPGSRYRPGYGTGYFQYGLPDLVPDPYYIQASTYVQKMSMYNLRCAAEENCLASSAYRADVRDYDHRVLLRFPQRVKNQGTSDFLPSRPRYSWEWHSCHQHYHSMDEFSHYDLLDASTQRRVAEGHKASFCLEDTSCDYGYHRRFACTAHTQGLSPGCYDTYNADIDCQWIDITDVKPGNYILKVSVNPSYLVPESDYSNNVVRCEIRYTGHHAYASGCTISPY
- the LOX gene encoding protein-lysine 6-oxidase isoform X2, with amino-acid sequence MRFAWTALLLGPLQLCALLRCAPPAAGQQQPPRQPPAAPAAWRQRIQWENNGQVFSLLSLGSQYQPQRRRDPGTTAPGAANAAAPQPRTPILLLRNRTAAARERAAGTAGGAGRPRPAARHWFQAGYSASGARDANQTAPGERPALSNLRPPSRVDGMVGDDPYNPYKYSDDNPYYNYYDTYERPRPGSRYRPGYGTGYFQYGLPDLVPDPYYIQASTYVQKMSMYNLRCAAEENCLASSAYRADVRDYDHRVLLRFPQRVKNQGTSDFLPSRPRYSWEWHSCHQHYHSMDEFSHYDLLDASTQRRVAEGHKASFCLEDTSCDYGYHRRFACTAHTQGLSPGCYDTYNADIDCQWIDITDVKPGNYILKVSVNPSYLVPESDYSNNVVRCEIRYTGHHAYASGCTISP